One genomic segment of Streptomyces liangshanensis includes these proteins:
- a CDS encoding SpoIIE family protein phosphatase, translating into MRTEEVLAAIATGIWRWDDATGRVTLDAEAARLLGLPAEPASLTASGARSHFHPVDWNEIQGIVGLAVAEGTLAEARLRIMDEKGRVLRTVRARSKPIVRARPDDSRAYELIGTLQEVAEPRPGTAIEGSSVTGDWRRSREAFLLDAGRALAEARSTAEVLRVASSLSMPGFSPDGLAVFSASPTQEGLRIVGILGNTAADADGFSSLTVESDYPASEVIRTGRAIYLPTAESYKERYPEMWPLVEPFERNSWAFLPLTVAGRTLGTWMAAFKNRVAFSPDERSVLNTVARMLAQALARAGVTESERELSLGLQRSMMPTLNTDIPGMSVAARYVPTGGGLQVGGDWYDMIPLPGGTTEAEGRGSGRFALVIGDVQGHDVRAAGLMGQLRIALRAYAAEGHRPDAVLSRASRFLAGMRQLPGPDSGGGTGAPYAVGGDGSADATMTDEEYERTGPRFATCLYMEVDPENGTLEIARAGHLDPVFRMPDGTAFIRQTAGGLPLGIEADSDYPTTQIVLQPGELLMLCTDGLVETGGHDLATGWDRLRPVLEGDTESSLEELADALMGVVHGPGSHYMTGPLPEHREDDIALVLLARDGSPTRADRQPPPRRTVLTIAQAEPERIAGARRQLRDLLHDWSDDEQVDAAVLMVSEMVTNVLVHTDGDALLVAEAAGERGDRRLRVEVADVNDELPHRRRPGELASSGRGLVLMEVLADAWGVNPRGEGKSIWFELYESGDHAPAPEEALPEA; encoded by the coding sequence ATGCGCACCGAGGAAGTCCTGGCCGCGATCGCGACCGGCATCTGGCGCTGGGACGACGCGACCGGCCGCGTCACCCTGGACGCCGAGGCTGCCCGGCTGCTCGGGCTGCCCGCGGAACCGGCGTCCCTCACCGCGTCGGGCGCGCGCTCCCACTTCCACCCCGTCGACTGGAACGAGATCCAGGGCATCGTCGGCCTCGCGGTCGCGGAGGGGACGCTGGCCGAGGCGCGGCTGCGGATCATGGACGAGAAGGGCCGGGTGCTGCGTACCGTACGGGCGCGGTCCAAGCCGATCGTCCGGGCCCGGCCCGACGACAGCCGGGCGTACGAGCTGATCGGCACGCTCCAGGAGGTGGCCGAGCCGCGCCCCGGCACGGCCATCGAGGGCAGCTCGGTCACCGGGGACTGGCGGCGGTCGCGGGAGGCCTTCCTGCTCGACGCCGGGCGGGCGCTGGCGGAGGCCCGGTCCACGGCGGAGGTGCTGCGGGTCGCGTCGTCGCTGTCCATGCCGGGCTTCTCGCCGGACGGCCTCGCGGTGTTCAGCGCCTCGCCGACGCAGGAGGGGCTGCGGATCGTCGGCATCCTCGGGAACACGGCGGCGGACGCGGACGGCTTCTCCAGCCTGACCGTCGAATCCGACTACCCGGCGTCCGAGGTCATCAGGACCGGCCGGGCGATCTACCTGCCCACGGCGGAGTCGTACAAGGAGCGCTACCCGGAGATGTGGCCGCTCGTCGAGCCGTTCGAGCGCAACTCCTGGGCCTTCCTGCCGCTGACCGTCGCGGGCCGCACGCTCGGCACGTGGATGGCGGCCTTCAAGAACCGCGTGGCGTTCTCGCCCGACGAGCGGTCCGTGCTGAACACGGTGGCGCGGATGCTGGCGCAGGCGCTGGCCCGCGCCGGGGTGACCGAGAGCGAGCGGGAACTGTCCCTGGGGCTCCAGCGCTCGATGATGCCGACGCTGAACACGGACATCCCGGGGATGTCGGTCGCGGCGCGGTACGTGCCGACCGGCGGCGGGCTCCAGGTCGGCGGCGACTGGTACGACATGATCCCGCTGCCGGGCGGCACCACCGAGGCGGAGGGGCGGGGGAGCGGGCGGTTCGCGCTGGTCATCGGGGACGTCCAGGGGCACGACGTACGGGCGGCGGGGCTGATGGGGCAGCTGCGGATCGCGCTGCGCGCGTACGCGGCCGAGGGGCACCGGCCCGACGCCGTGCTGTCCCGGGCGTCACGGTTCCTCGCGGGGATGCGGCAGCTGCCGGGGCCCGACAGCGGCGGGGGGACGGGGGCGCCGTACGCCGTCGGCGGGGACGGCTCGGCGGACGCCACCATGACGGACGAGGAGTACGAGAGGACCGGGCCGCGCTTCGCCACCTGCCTGTACATGGAGGTCGACCCGGAGAACGGGACGCTGGAGATCGCGCGGGCCGGGCACCTGGACCCGGTGTTCCGGATGCCGGACGGGACGGCTTTCATCCGGCAGACGGCGGGTGGGCTGCCGCTGGGGATCGAGGCGGACTCGGACTATCCGACGACGCAGATCGTGCTCCAGCCGGGGGAGCTGCTGATGCTCTGCACGGACGGGCTCGTGGAGACCGGCGGCCACGACCTGGCGACCGGCTGGGACCGGCTGCGGCCCGTGCTGGAGGGCGACACGGAATCGTCGCTGGAGGAGCTGGCGGACGCGCTGATGGGGGTCGTGCACGGGCCCGGCTCGCACTACATGACGGGGCCGCTGCCGGAGCACCGGGAGGACGACATCGCGCTCGTCCTGCTGGCGCGGGACGGCTCGCCGACGCGGGCGGACCGGCAGCCGCCGCCGCGGCGCACGGTGCTGACGATCGCGCAGGCGGAACCGGAGCGGATCGCGGGGGCGCGGCGGCAACTGCGCGACCTGCTGCACGACTGGTCGGACGACGAGCAGGTGGACGCGGCGGTGCTGATGGTGTCGGAGATGGTCACCAACGTCCTGGTCCACACGGACGGGGACGCGCTGCTGGTGGCCGAGGCGGCGGGCGAACGCGGCGACCGCCGGCTGCGGGTGGAGGTGGCGGACGTCAACGACGAACTCCCGCACCGCCGCCGCCCCGGCGAACTGGCGTCGAGCGGGCGCGGGCTGGTCCTGATGGAGGTGCTGGCGGACGCGTGGGGGGTGAATCCTCGCGGCGAGGGCAAGTCGATCTGGTTCGAGCTGTACGAGTCGGGCGACCACGCCCCCGCCCCGGAGGAGGCCCTGCCGGAGGCGTGA